The Bradyrhizobium ottawaense genome window below encodes:
- a CDS encoding tetratricopeptide repeat protein — protein MRKLSMLVVPGLVAMSLAAAPVLSSAYAAGSDEPSPPPKSDSSSKKGKKKSSSVSDPKFLAAYRTAYTAIYDNHDYTGAIDQLKSLKRDDVADVANLIGYSYRKLGDYQSSKVYYELALKDDPNHVRTWQYYGLWQLEQGNREQAQYHLNKIASLAGTDSSEYRSLATALDKPTGATLVY, from the coding sequence ATGCGCAAACTCTCAATGCTTGTCGTGCCGGGATTGGTCGCCATGTCGCTGGCGGCCGCGCCGGTGCTGTCCAGCGCCTATGCCGCCGGCAGTGACGAGCCCTCGCCGCCGCCGAAGTCGGACTCCTCGTCCAAGAAGGGCAAGAAGAAGAGCTCTTCCGTCAGCGATCCCAAATTCCTCGCCGCCTATCGCACCGCCTACACGGCGATCTACGACAACCACGACTACACCGGCGCGATCGATCAGCTGAAGTCGCTCAAGCGCGACGACGTCGCCGACGTCGCCAATCTGATCGGCTACTCCTATCGCAAGCTCGGCGACTACCAGTCGTCGAAGGTCTATTACGAGCTGGCGCTGAAGGACGATCCGAACCACGTCCGCACCTGGCAGTATTACGGCCTCTGGCAGCTTGAGCAGGGCAACCGCGAACAGGCGCAGTATCATCTGAACAAGATCGCCTCGCTCGCCGGCACCGACAGCTCCGAGTATCGCTCGCTTGCCACGGCGCTCGACAAGCCGACCGGCGCGACGCTCGTCTACTGA
- a CDS encoding His-rich protein BRANT has translation MLKTISAALLAASVIAAPAFAAEAGKTTTAPVIKADQSQTKASTTAAKPDTGIKADAKTDAKAGDVKPADVKADAKVYSKSKALNANAAVTPDEHKTVRTHRHHHKHLSAKKSLKAQPDLTKPATTEKRS, from the coding sequence ATGTTGAAGACCATTTCCGCAGCCTTGCTCGCCGCTTCCGTGATCGCAGCCCCGGCCTTCGCTGCCGAGGCCGGCAAGACCACCACGGCCCCGGTGATCAAGGCGGACCAGAGCCAGACCAAGGCCTCGACCACCGCCGCAAAACCGGACACCGGCATCAAGGCCGATGCCAAGACCGACGCGAAGGCCGGCGACGTGAAGCCCGCCGACGTCAAGGCGGACGCCAAGGTGTATTCCAAGTCGAAGGCGCTGAATGCCAACGCAGCGGTCACGCCCGACGAGCACAAGACCGTGCGGACGCATCGCCATCACCACAAGCATCTGTCGGCGAAGAAGTCGCTGAAGGCGCAGCCGGACCTCACCAAGCCGGCAACCACCGAGAAGCGCAGCTAA